GCGAACAGATTGCTGCTCGAGCACGCGCGCCGGCTCGATGCCGATGAGTTCATGCGCCACGGTGATTATGTCAAGATGCGCCTCAGGCAGATCGCCCTGGAGCGAAGGTCGGGCGCTTACACCGCCTATCTCAAAGCAGTGGTGCCGTCGCGGCCGGACATTCAGTTTGCGGCGCAGCTTCTCAAATCGTCTCGCCATGAATAAGACCCACCTGGCCATATTCTGCGATTTCGACGGCACGGTGGCACGGCGGGACGTGGGGTATCACCTGTACCGCCACTTTTCCGGAGGCCGCAACGAGGCGTTGCTTCCAGACTGGAAAGCCGGGCGCCTCTCGACTCGCGACTGCATGCGGCTCGAATCCGAGATGGTTCGCGCCACACCACAGCAGATTGACAACTTTCTGGACCAATTCGAACTCGACCCGACTTTCGCCGAGTTTACTCGGCTCTGCGCTGACGCCGGCGTGCCGGTGGTAATCGTCTCCGAGGGGTTGGACCTGTATATCCGTCGACTGCTCCTTCGGGCGGGGCTCGATCAGGTCAGCTTCCGGAGCAATATCGCCCACCTGGAGAACGGCGGGATCAGAATAGAATTCCCCTACCCGTTCCGGATCTGTCCCGGCTGCGGCAATTGCAAGGCTGCCCGGATAGAGGAGTTCCGGCGAGCTGCGGGAGAGACCTGTCGCGTGGTTTTTGTGGGCGACGGGTATTCTGACGCCTGCGGCGCCCGGGCGGCCGATATCGTTTTTGCCAAAAAGGATCTGATGGCATATTGCGACTCTGAGAAGATTGCGTATAATGTTTTCGGTGATTTCAAGGACGTTTCCAGCCGATTGATACAACAAGGACTCCTTGTCTTGAAGCGTGAATCCGGATGACCAAGGTACGTTGATGAAGGCTATTGTCATGGCAGGCGGGTTCGGGACCCGTCTACGCCCCCTAACAATCAACACCCCCAAGCCGATGGTGCCGATCGGCAATATCCCCATGATGGAACATGTGGTCGGCCTCCTCGCCCGGCATGGCCTGGCTGACGTAACCTCGTTGCTGTATTTCCAGCCCGAGAGTATCCGCGGGCATTTCGGCGACGGCGCCGCGGTCGGCGTGCGCATGAGCTACGAGAAGCCCGCGGATGATCTCGGCACCGCCGGAGCTGTCCGCTATGCCGTGGGGGACACCCGGGAGCCGGTACTCGTGATCTCAGGCGACCTGGTAACGAATTTCGATCTGGCGGAAGCCATTGCCTGGCACCGGCAGAAAGAGGCCGACGCCACCGTTTTGCTCACGCGGGTGGAAAACCCGATCGCCTACGGAATCGTGATTACCGACGACGACGGCCGGATCGTGCGCTTTCTGGAAAAGCCGACCTGGGGCGAGGCGTTCTCTGATACGATCAATACCGGTATTTACATTCTGGAGCCCCAGGCGGTCGAACTGATCCCCAAAGACGAGAATTTCGACTTCTCTCAAAACCTCTTCCCGCTGATGCTGAAAAAGGGGATGAAGCTGTGCGGCAAGATCATGGCGGGATACTGGAAAGATGTCGGCAATGTTGACGAGTACTTCCGCGCCCATTTTGATTTGTTCGGGGGCGACCTGAAGCTGGATCTCAAGGCCGAGCGGCAGATCCTGGATCAGGCGGTGATTCACCGCGGCCGCAATGTCCACCTCGGGCAGGGTACCAGATTCTCCGGTACGATATTGCTGGGGGATGACGTGCACGTGGGCGACGGCTCCGCGCTGCACAACTGCGCGCTCGGGCAGCGGGTACGGATAGGGGCAGGCTGCAGTCTCAAGGACACGGTGGTGTGGGCGGATACCACGATCGGCGGCCAGTGCCGTTTCTCGCGGGCCCTGGTGTGCGCCCGGGTTCAGATCGGCGATAATGTCGAGCTGGCCGATCATGCCATCATCTCCGATGACTGCGTGGTAGGCGATGACGCTACGGTGCGAGCCAACTGCAAGATCTGGCCCGGGAAGCGGGTAGACGAGAGCGCGATTGTGTCATCGTCGCTGGTATGGGGCGATGCCTGGAACCGGGAACTGTTCACGGATTCTAAGATCACCGGCCTGGCCCTGACCGAGATTACGCCGGAGATGGCTGTAAAAGTTGGCGCGGCGTTTGGTGCCACACTGGGGCCGGGAGCTGCGGTAGTAACCAGCCGGGAAGTCTCAGACGTAGCGCAGCTACTGAGACGCTCTATGATGGCCGGGCTGCTTGCCTCAGGTGTCAACGTATACGACCTGGAAACGCTGCCCGTGCCGGTTGTACGCTACGCCCTTCGAAAGGGCGAATATGCCGCCGGCATCTACGCTCGTCACAACCCCGTCGATTATCGCTATCTCGACTTCATCTTTTTCCACGGGTCGGCGCTCGACATGCCGCCGTCGCAGCTCAAGAAGGTCGAGCGGAATTATTTCGGTGAGGATTTCCAGCGCGCTTCAATCAATGACATCGGCCACCTCGACTATCCCCAGGGCATCTTGCGGGATTACCAGGCCGATTTCATGTCCGAGGTGGACGCCGAGATCATCAAAGAAGCCGGGTTCAAAATTGTTGTCGATTATGCCCACGGGTCATCGTCGGAAGTATTCCCCGACCTTTTCTCGCGGCTCGGTATTTCCACCACGGAGCTTAACTCACACCCTAATCCGAAGAAATCTTCGGTGCCGCCCGAAGAGTCGGCGCGGGCGATTGTGCAGTTGTCGGCCATAGTTCGCTCACTAAATGCTGATGTCGGATTCCGAATCAACCCGGCTGCCGAGAAGCTGACTGTGGTAGATGAGAACGGCCGCCCGCTCGACGACCAGATCCTCCTCATGATAGTCACCGAGCTGTACTTACAGACGCATCATCCAAAGAGAATCGCCGTGCCGGTGGCGGCTACGATGGGGATCGAGGAGATCGCCGAGCGGTACGGGGTCGAGGTGGTGCGCGTGACCAACGATCACCAGGCGATGATGAAGATTCACAACTCCGGTGGCGCCGACTTTGTGGGCGGCACGCGCGGCGGGTTTATCTTCTCACGCTTTCACAGCGGCGCCGACGCTATGTTCGCGCTCATTCACATTCTGGAGATGCTCGCCCAGACCCGCGGGCGGCTCAGCCACCTGAGAACCAACTATGAGCATCTCGTGCGGCAGACGGTGACGGTGCCTTGCCCGTGGTCGCGCAAGGGGATGGTCATGCGACGGCTGATCACCGAGTCGGCCAACAAGCGGCGGCAGTTGATCGACGGTGTGCGCATTCTCGAGGACGACGGCTGGGTACTGATCGCGCCGGACCGGTTCAACGCTGCGTTCAGCATCTTTGCGGAGTCGACGTCGCGTAAGACCACTGAATCGCTGATCCGCAACTACCGCACGGTGGTCGAGACTTGCCAGGACAGCCAGAAGTAAGGTCTGGTGGACAAGTCCGGCGGCCCACTGCGCCTCTGATCGGCAGGCCTCCGCGCCTGCAGCCCCCAGGACCATTTGGGACAGAACCCTCCCGATCAATTATCTGTTGCCAGTCACCGCACGCTACCTTCTCGACGTGGTCCGTTCACAACGGTAGGTGATCCCGTGCTCGATGTAGAATTTCAGGAGGGTCAGGGCCTCACCCCAGCCGGATGCACACTCGAGGATCATGGCGCGGCCATCGGAGGTGTCGCGATAGCCCCCCTCTTCAAGCGTCACCACCGTACCCCCATCCTGCGCGGTCAACTCAATTCGGACAGTTGTCGCCCGCTGTTCGGCACCCCACTGGAACGAAAAGAGCCGCGGGCGTTCTATCTCGAGCACCTTCCCCGGCACCTTCATTGTGTATTCATCCGGGCCCCAGTCCTTCCAGGAAAACGAGCAGACGCCTCCGGGCTTGGGATCCAATTCCATGCCGGTCGTGAAAAACTTGTCCCAGTGTGTCGCCGAAGTGACTGTATCGAACACCTCGTCCGGCGCTGCGGCGATGAACGTCCGCTGCCGGACTTTCTCGTTTAGTAGCTCAGCCATCGTATACTTCCTTTCAGTCGGCCGATCAGTCTCCCAAGCCCGCCGCTTGCAGCAGGTTTATGCTACGGCCGTAGCACCACGCCTATTACTTTGATTCGCTACCAAGATAGTTCAGTCAATCCGACGTGTCACGCCTGATTTCACGCATGCCACCCCCTTGCCTAACAAGCTGTGGCGACATATCTTTGCCGGTCCGTAATATCGCTTTTCGTGAAGGAACGCCGCCATGGATTACAAAACCCGAACCCGCATTTCGCGCGTCCTTATAGATGACGCAGTTCCGGCAGGCACAGCTATCACCGTGCTCGGCTGGGTAAGAACCGTCCGTATTTCTAAAGCGGTCGCCTTTGTCGAAATCAACGACGGTTCCTGCATGGGGAATATCCAGGCGGTCGTACACGAACCGGCTAAACTGCCGGTGCTGGAAAAGCTGCTGACCGGCGCTTCGGTACGAGTCAAAGGCAAACTGGTGCCGTCGCAAGGTGAGGGCCAGAAGTACGAGCTGACAGTCGAGTCGCTTGACCTGGTCGGCGAGGCCGACCCGTCGTACCCGCTCCAGAAGAAACGGCATACTTTTGAATACTTACGCGAGATCGCCCACCTTCGGCCGCGCACCAATACGTTTGGGGCGGTAGCGCGTATCAAGTCGAAACTGGCCTATGCCATTCACAAGTACTATCAGGAGCGCGGCTTTTACTATATCCACACGCCGCTGATTACTGGCTCGGACTGCGAGGGAGCCGGTGACCTGTTTCGGGTGACCACGCTCGATCTGGACAAACTGCCACGCAAGGACGGCAGGATAGACTGGGATGCCGATTTCTTTGCGTCGGAGACATTTCTTGCGGTGTCAGGCCAACTCGAGGGCGAGCTATTAGCCACCGCGCTGGGAGATATATATACGTTCGGGCCGACCTTCCGCGCCGAGAATTCCAATACCAGCCGGCACGCCTCGGAGTTCTGGATGATCGAACCGGAGATGGCCTGGGCGGAGCTGGTAGACAACATGGATCTGGCCGAGGATTTTCTGAAATACCTGTTCCGCTACGCGCTCGAAGAGTGCGCCGACGACATGGCGTTCTTTAATCAGTGGGTGGACAAGGATGTCATCCGTACGCTCGAAAGCGTGGTCAATTCGCAATTCGAGCGCATCACGTACACGCAGGCGATTGACCTGCTCAAGAAATCGGGTGAGAAGTTCGAGTACCCGACCGAGTGGGGCAGTGATCTCCAAAGCGAACATGAGCGTTACCTGACTGAGAAGAAAATCGGCCGGCCGGTGATCGTGACCGACTATCCCGAACAGATCAAGTCGTTCTATATGCGGGTCAACGATGACGGCAAAACGGTAGCTGCGATGGACGTGCTCGTGCCGAAAGTGGGGGAGATTATCGGCGGCTCGCAGCGCGAGGAACGGTACGACGTGCTCATGGATCGGATCAAGAAGAAGGGGATGACCGGCATCGAAAACTACTACTGGTACACCGACATTCGCCGTTGGGGGACCGTTCCGCACGCGGGATTCGGGCTTGGGTTCGAGCGCTCGGTCATGTACATCACCGGCATGGCGAACATACGCGACGTACTGACCTTTCCTCGCGTGCCGAGGTGGGCGAAGTTTTAGGGGGGTCTTGTAGTTTTGTGCATCGAAACCATCCCCGCTGGAGGAGAGGTGGTTTCGACAAAGCTCCTTTCTCAGAGGATGTCAGCACCCTAACAACTAGTATTTGCTAATTCCGTGCGTGGCAGACGTCCTGAGGCTGTCTCAAAAGACGCCGAAACAGTTGCGTCAGTTCTTGCCCCTTTTTCTTTGACCGTTGAACAAGGCAAAAGGGGTGTGAACTGACGCGCCTACCACGCTCCAGATCTACGGCGTCAGGTCACACTTCGAGCCCGACCCGCGGAGCGTGTCGGACCCGAAGCAAGACCTGCCGCAACAGATCGAGGTTTTGAGACAGCCTCTCCCCGTGTGCCCGTGTATCGAAGAAGGATCTGGATGGGGCAGACCGGGAGGTCTGCCGCCCACCATTGGGAGTTATTGGTTGGGAAGTCACCAGCACCCAGAGCAATGTTGTGGGCCACCTGATTTCACTTAACCCGGTCGCTTGCCGAACTTTTGTTCCCAGCGGGTTTTGAGCAAACCGTTGAGCCGCGCCTCGAGCGCGGGCGGCAACGGCTCCGGCTTGCCACCGCGGCAGAGCGTGACTGTCTGGCGGAGTGTGTCTATCATGATCCGGCAGTTCTCGCACTCGCCAAGATGTCTCTGTATCTCGGCGCAGGTGGCCTGATCCAGAGTGCCGTCGAGATAGTCGTTCAGGTCGTTGAGATACTCAGGACACTTCCCGGTCATAGCGGGTCTCGAAAATTTCTGAGAGTTTTTCCCGAAGCGCCAGTCGGGCGCGCAGAATACGTGACTTGGTGGCCGCTTCGGATTCATTTATGATCGCCGCAATTTCTTTCACCGACAGCCCCTGGTCGTACCTCAGCAAGAACGCCTCGCGATACTGATACGGCAGCTCCGCGATCAGTTTGTCGATCGCCTGCCGAAGTTCCTTGTCCTCGAGCAGCTTCTCCGGGTCTTTCCACTCGAACAAGCCATGACTGCCATGGCCGTGACCACCGCTGTCGTCATCGGCCGCCACTCGTACCGGCAGGTACTCCTCGATCGGCTTGAGGTCTTCCTGCTTCCGCCTGGCGAGCATCGCCCGCGCCTGGTTGAGCGCTATCGAGTACAGCCAGGTGCCGAACGACGACTCCAGCCGGAACTGGTCGATCTTGTCGATCGCTTTGAGAAACGTGTCCTGGACAACATCCTCGGCGTCCTGGCTGTTGCCGGACAACCGCAGGGCCAGGCCGTAAATACGATCCTTGTGGGCCTTGATGAGGTCGGTGAAGGCCTCGAAGTCACCGGCCTGCGCTCGCCGGACTAACAGTTTCTCATCCATTGGATGGCAATATAGGGTTTTTGATTCGGAATGTAGGCTGGAAAATTGCGTGGCGCTGCCGGGTGGTCAGCTTGGCAATGGGTAAAGCTGCCCACTCGGCAGCGCTGGGACTTGACGCTAACCGCCGCTTGAGTACATTTTTCTCGTGACGCTGAATGTGGCTTTCATGGCTGGGACTTGACGCTAACCGCCGCTTGAGTACATTA
The Candidatus Zixiibacteriota bacterium genome window above contains:
- a CDS encoding sugar phosphate nucleotidyltransferase; translated protein: MKAIVMAGGFGTRLRPLTINTPKPMVPIGNIPMMEHVVGLLARHGLADVTSLLYFQPESIRGHFGDGAAVGVRMSYEKPADDLGTAGAVRYAVGDTREPVLVISGDLVTNFDLAEAIAWHRQKEADATVLLTRVENPIAYGIVITDDDGRIVRFLEKPTWGEAFSDTINTGIYILEPQAVELIPKDENFDFSQNLFPLMLKKGMKLCGKIMAGYWKDVGNVDEYFRAHFDLFGGDLKLDLKAERQILDQAVIHRGRNVHLGQGTRFSGTILLGDDVHVGDGSALHNCALGQRVRIGAGCSLKDTVVWADTTIGGQCRFSRALVCARVQIGDNVELADHAIISDDCVVGDDATVRANCKIWPGKRVDESAIVSSSLVWGDAWNRELFTDSKITGLALTEITPEMAVKVGAAFGATLGPGAAVVTSREVSDVAQLLRRSMMAGLLASGVNVYDLETLPVPVVRYALRKGEYAAGIYARHNPVDYRYLDFIFFHGSALDMPPSQLKKVERNYFGEDFQRASINDIGHLDYPQGILRDYQADFMSEVDAEIIKEAGFKIVVDYAHGSSSEVFPDLFSRLGISTTELNSHPNPKKSSVPPEESARAIVQLSAIVRSLNADVGFRINPAAEKLTVVDENGRPLDDQILLMIVTELYLQTHHPKRIAVPVAATMGIEEIAERYGVEVVRVTNDHQAMMKIHNSGGADFVGGTRGGFIFSRFHSGADAMFALIHILEMLAQTRGRLSHLRTNYEHLVRQTVTVPCPWSRKGMVMRRLITESANKRRQLIDGVRILEDDGWVLIAPDRFNAAFSIFAESTSRKTTESLIRNYRTVVETCQDSQK
- a CDS encoding anti-sigma factor, with amino-acid sequence MTGKCPEYLNDLNDYLDGTLDQATCAEIQRHLGECENCRIMIDTLRQTVTLCRGGKPEPLPPALEARLNGLLKTRWEQKFGKRPG
- a CDS encoding SRPBCC domain-containing protein — encoded protein: MAELLNEKVRQRTFIAAAPDEVFDTVTSATHWDKFFTTGMELDPKPGGVCSFSWKDWGPDEYTMKVPGKVLEIERPRLFSFQWGAEQRATTVRIELTAQDGGTVVTLEEGGYRDTSDGRAMILECASGWGEALTLLKFYIEHGITYRCERTTSRR
- a CDS encoding sigma-70 family RNA polymerase sigma factor — translated: MDEKLLVRRAQAGDFEAFTDLIKAHKDRIYGLALRLSGNSQDAEDVVQDTFLKAIDKIDQFRLESSFGTWLYSIALNQARAMLARRKQEDLKPIEEYLPVRVAADDDSGGHGHGSHGLFEWKDPEKLLEDKELRQAIDKLIAELPYQYREAFLLRYDQGLSVKEIAAIINESEAATKSRILRARLALREKLSEIFETRYDREVS
- the asnS gene encoding asparagine--tRNA ligase, which produces MDYKTRTRISRVLIDDAVPAGTAITVLGWVRTVRISKAVAFVEINDGSCMGNIQAVVHEPAKLPVLEKLLTGASVRVKGKLVPSQGEGQKYELTVESLDLVGEADPSYPLQKKRHTFEYLREIAHLRPRTNTFGAVARIKSKLAYAIHKYYQERGFYYIHTPLITGSDCEGAGDLFRVTTLDLDKLPRKDGRIDWDADFFASETFLAVSGQLEGELLATALGDIYTFGPTFRAENSNTSRHASEFWMIEPEMAWAELVDNMDLAEDFLKYLFRYALEECADDMAFFNQWVDKDVIRTLESVVNSQFERITYTQAIDLLKKSGEKFEYPTEWGSDLQSEHERYLTEKKIGRPVIVTDYPEQIKSFYMRVNDDGKTVAAMDVLVPKVGEIIGGSQREERYDVLMDRIKKKGMTGIENYYWYTDIRRWGTVPHAGFGLGFERSVMYITGMANIRDVLTFPRVPRWAKF
- a CDS encoding MtnX-like HAD-IB family phosphatase, with protein sequence MNKTHLAIFCDFDGTVARRDVGYHLYRHFSGGRNEALLPDWKAGRLSTRDCMRLESEMVRATPQQIDNFLDQFELDPTFAEFTRLCADAGVPVVIVSEGLDLYIRRLLLRAGLDQVSFRSNIAHLENGGIRIEFPYPFRICPGCGNCKAARIEEFRRAAGETCRVVFVGDGYSDACGARAADIVFAKKDLMAYCDSEKIAYNVFGDFKDVSSRLIQQGLLVLKRESG